One window from the genome of Pedococcus badiiscoriae encodes:
- a CDS encoding Hsp20/alpha crystallin family protein gives MLMRTDPFRELDRLTQQVFGPNGTTARPSAMLMDAWRDGDTFHVEFDLPGISQDSIDIDVERNVVTVRAERPPRASDAELLAAERPRGVFSRQLVLGDNLDTDRIEASYHEGVLALTIPVAEQAKPRKVEISGKREDQHAISA, from the coding sequence ATGCTCATGCGCACCGACCCATTCCGCGAACTGGACCGACTGACCCAACAGGTCTTCGGCCCCAACGGCACCACGGCCCGCCCCTCGGCGATGCTGATGGATGCCTGGCGCGACGGCGACACCTTCCACGTCGAGTTCGACCTCCCCGGCATCAGCCAGGACTCGATCGACATCGACGTCGAACGCAACGTGGTCACCGTCAGGGCCGAACGCCCGCCGCGCGCCAGCGACGCTGAGCTCCTCGCCGCGGAACGTCCCCGCGGGGTGTTCAGCCGCCAGCTCGTGCTCGGCGACAACCTCGACACCGACCGCATCGAGGCCAGCTACCACGAAGGGGTGCTCGCACTGACGATCCCGGTCGCCGAGCAGGCCAAGCCACGCAAGGTCGAGATCAGCGGCAAGCGCGAGGACCAGCACGCCATCAGCGCCTGA
- a CDS encoding J domain-containing protein yields MTADQNDPYVVLDVAREATQQQIRHAYLSQLRASHPDTRTPDAPPGDTTVQNVLDAYEILGDPVRRADYDQHTAFRPGATPIRVRVTVHRTPGPPSFRATPVRWHS; encoded by the coding sequence ATGACTGCTGACCAGAACGACCCGTACGTCGTGCTGGATGTGGCCAGAGAGGCGACTCAACAGCAGATCCGGCACGCGTACCTGTCTCAGCTGCGGGCCAGCCACCCGGACACGCGCACCCCCGACGCACCACCGGGAGACACGACCGTCCAGAACGTCCTCGACGCCTACGAGATTCTCGGGGACCCGGTGCGTCGAGCCGACTATGACCAGCACACCGCCTTCAGGCCCGGGGCCACCCCCATCCGGGTTCGTGTCACGGTGCATCGCACGCCAGGACCGCCATCGTTCCGGGCGACCCCGGTGCGCTGGCACTCCTGA
- a CDS encoding DAK2 domain-containing protein: MLEALSAVDARRWAVLTRAAFAARRAEIDALNVFPVPDGDTGTNLYLSLDAALDAVRTEHEKAGLLGAASLEQECTAMARSLLLTARGNSGVILSQLVRGFAEAIAASGQDFADAATIADGLERASERAYASVTRPAEGTILTVARAAATAGAAAVDRGLAAVAEDALDAATEALKDTTAQLPALERAGVVDAGAAGYLLLLEALARVVHQDGTHVGERMEVFADDSMRRRDDWSQAGGVVAPMGATGGSPTGEGDLVMGGPAYEVMYLLRDSDDERVGVLRDTLDALGDSLLVVGGPDLWNVHVHVDDVGAAVEAGIDAGRPYRVRVTHFAQGGGADQAGRSKPAASVSVVACAAGPGLAQVLAEAGAQVVESGPGRRASAGQLLDAARAAHALEVIVLPNDGDTVMAAEAAASAAEQEGIALHVVRSRTAVQGLAALAVFDPTASGSRNASQMSHAAAATRHGAVAIASRQALTSAGPCEPGDVLGAVAGDVVIVGADLEEVAIDVVGRLLSSGGEMVTVIGGADAPPGLVESLGARIEAGHRDVEVSLIEGGQPHYPLLLGVE; this comes from the coding sequence GTGCTCGAAGCCCTCAGTGCCGTGGACGCGAGGCGATGGGCTGTGCTCACCCGAGCCGCGTTCGCCGCGCGACGGGCCGAGATCGACGCGCTCAACGTCTTCCCCGTCCCCGACGGTGACACCGGCACCAACCTCTACCTCAGCCTCGACGCGGCGCTGGACGCCGTCCGCACCGAGCACGAGAAGGCGGGCCTGCTCGGGGCCGCCTCCCTCGAGCAGGAGTGCACCGCGATGGCGAGGTCCCTGCTGCTGACCGCCCGGGGCAACTCCGGGGTCATCCTCAGCCAGCTGGTGCGCGGTTTCGCCGAGGCGATCGCCGCCAGTGGTCAGGACTTCGCCGATGCCGCAACCATCGCCGATGGCCTCGAGCGCGCCAGCGAGCGGGCCTACGCGAGTGTGACAAGACCCGCCGAGGGGACCATCCTCACCGTGGCGCGCGCGGCGGCGACGGCCGGAGCGGCCGCAGTCGACCGAGGGCTGGCCGCCGTGGCGGAGGACGCCCTCGACGCCGCCACCGAGGCGCTGAAGGACACCACGGCCCAGCTGCCCGCGCTCGAGCGGGCCGGCGTCGTCGATGCCGGTGCCGCGGGCTACCTCCTGCTTCTGGAGGCGCTCGCGCGAGTGGTGCACCAGGACGGCACACACGTGGGCGAGCGGATGGAGGTCTTCGCCGACGACTCCATGCGCCGCCGTGACGACTGGAGCCAGGCCGGTGGGGTCGTCGCCCCGATGGGCGCCACCGGCGGCTCGCCCACCGGTGAGGGAGACCTCGTCATGGGCGGACCGGCATACGAGGTCATGTACCTGTTGCGCGACAGCGACGACGAGCGGGTGGGGGTGCTGCGCGACACGTTGGACGCTCTCGGCGACTCCCTGCTGGTCGTGGGCGGCCCGGACCTGTGGAACGTCCACGTGCATGTCGACGACGTCGGTGCCGCGGTGGAGGCGGGGATCGACGCCGGACGCCCCTACCGCGTGCGAGTGACCCATTTTGCTCAGGGTGGTGGCGCCGACCAGGCCGGCCGCAGCAAGCCTGCGGCCAGCGTGTCCGTGGTCGCGTGCGCGGCAGGGCCGGGGCTGGCGCAGGTGCTCGCCGAGGCGGGCGCCCAGGTCGTGGAGAGCGGCCCCGGACGACGCGCGTCGGCAGGTCAGCTCCTCGACGCCGCTCGCGCCGCGCACGCGCTCGAGGTGATCGTGCTCCCCAACGACGGTGACACCGTGATGGCAGCCGAGGCTGCGGCGAGTGCGGCCGAGCAGGAGGGGATCGCCCTGCACGTGGTGCGCTCGCGGACCGCGGTCCAGGGTCTTGCGGCGCTGGCGGTGTTCGACCCCACGGCGAGTGGCTCCCGCAACGCGTCGCAGATGAGCCACGCGGCGGCCGCGACCCGCCATGGCGCTGTCGCGATCGCCAGCAGGCAGGCCCTGACGAGCGCCGGACCCTGCGAGCCCGGCGACGTCCTGGGCGCCGTCGCGGGAGACGTCGTGATCGTGGGCGCCGACCTGGAGGAGGTCGCCATCGACGTCGTCGGGCGGCTGCTCAGCAGTGGTGGCGAGATGGTCACGGTGATCGGCGGTGCCGACGCGCCACCAGGGCTCGTGGAGTCCCTGGGGGCCCGGATCGAGGCAGGGCACCGCGACGTCGAGGTCAGCCTGATCGAGGGCGGCCAGCCGCACTACCCCCTGCTGCTCGGAGTCGAGTAG
- a CDS encoding PLP-dependent transferase, with the protein MSHDHLSPASRVVALGRQPRVPGAGVNAPLEFTSTYIADGPVNYARAGNPTWSAFEEALGGLEGGDALVFASGMAAVSAALSLVPHGGAVVVPSHAYNGTTTLLDQLAQSGAVEVRRVDPTDQAAVREALDGAALLWVESPTNPMLEVSDIRALAAMAREGGALTVCDNTFATPLVQQPLGDGADVVLHSVTKYLSGHSDVLLGALVTSSTDAGRALNARLSTARLLGGAIAGPMETWLALRGLRTLHVRLERATANARELATRLESHPQVSRVRYPGFGAIIAIEVRGGADAAERVASATTLWTHATSLGGVESQIERRRRYAAEPESVPDALLRLSVGIEDVEDLWLDLAGALDV; encoded by the coding sequence GTGAGCCATGACCACCTGTCCCCCGCCTCCCGCGTCGTCGCCCTGGGACGCCAGCCCCGTGTCCCGGGAGCCGGCGTCAACGCGCCCCTGGAGTTCACGTCGACCTACATCGCCGACGGTCCGGTGAACTACGCACGCGCCGGCAACCCGACGTGGTCGGCGTTCGAGGAGGCGCTGGGTGGCCTGGAGGGAGGCGACGCCCTCGTCTTCGCCTCGGGCATGGCCGCCGTGTCCGCGGCACTGTCGCTCGTCCCGCACGGTGGCGCGGTGGTCGTCCCCTCCCACGCGTACAACGGCACGACGACGCTGCTCGACCAGCTCGCGCAGAGTGGCGCGGTGGAGGTACGGCGGGTCGACCCCACGGACCAGGCCGCTGTTCGCGAGGCGCTCGACGGTGCGGCCCTGCTGTGGGTCGAGTCCCCCACCAACCCCATGCTCGAGGTGTCGGACATCCGTGCCCTCGCGGCGATGGCCAGGGAGGGTGGCGCGCTCACCGTCTGCGACAACACGTTCGCCACCCCGCTGGTGCAGCAGCCGCTCGGTGACGGTGCCGACGTCGTGCTGCACTCCGTCACCAAGTACCTGTCGGGCCACTCGGACGTCCTCCTGGGCGCCCTGGTTACGTCCTCGACGGACGCCGGACGCGCCCTGAACGCGCGTCTGTCGACTGCGCGACTCCTGGGCGGCGCCATCGCCGGACCGATGGAGACCTGGCTGGCGCTGCGCGGCCTGCGCACCCTGCACGTGCGACTCGAACGCGCCACGGCCAACGCCCGCGAGCTCGCCACGCGGCTCGAGAGCCACCCGCAGGTCTCCCGGGTCCGCTACCCCGGGTTCGGCGCGATCATCGCGATCGAGGTGCGCGGCGGCGCCGACGCAGCCGAGCGGGTGGCCAGCGCGACGACGCTGTGGACGCACGCCACCAGCCTCGGCGGGGTCGAGTCCCAGATCGAGCGGCGCCGTCGCTATGCCGCCGAGCCAGAGAGCGTCCCCGATGCCCTGCTGCGGCTGTCGGTCGGCATCGAGGACGTCGAGGACCTCTGGCTGGACCTCGCCGGCGCGCTCGACGTCTAG
- a CDS encoding Lrp/AsnC ligand binding domain-containing protein: protein MVQAYILIQTEVGKAASVAEAIAGIAGVVMAEDVTGPYDVIARVEANTVDELGKLVIAKIQDVPGITRTLTCTVVHV from the coding sequence GTGGTCCAGGCCTACATCCTGATCCAGACCGAAGTCGGCAAGGCGGCGTCCGTCGCCGAGGCCATTGCCGGCATTGCCGGTGTGGTCATGGCTGAAGACGTGACCGGGCCGTACGACGTGATCGCCCGCGTCGAGGCCAACACCGTCGACGAGCTGGGCAAGCTCGTCATCGCCAAGATCCAGGACGTGCCGGGCATCACCCGCACCCTGACCTGCACCGTCGTCCACGTCTGA
- a CDS encoding MerR family transcriptional regulator — translation MAMPAPDDDRGVYSISVAAELVGMGAQNLRMYESKGLLQPQRTDGGTRRYSTNDLDRLRRIGDLLDAGLNLAGIGMVLDLESENVRLRADRDDDA, via the coding sequence ATGGCGATGCCCGCTCCCGACGACGACCGCGGCGTGTACAGCATCTCCGTGGCCGCGGAGCTGGTCGGCATGGGCGCTCAGAACCTGCGCATGTACGAGTCCAAGGGACTGCTCCAACCCCAGCGCACCGACGGGGGCACCCGCAGGTACAGCACGAACGACCTGGACCGGCTGCGGCGGATCGGTGACCTGCTCGACGCCGGCCTGAACCTCGCAGGCATCGGCATGGTCCTGGACCTGGAGAGCGAGAACGTGCGCCTCCGGGCCGACCGCGACGACGACGCCTGA
- a CDS encoding NAD(P)H-dependent glycerol-3-phosphate dehydrogenase, translated as MTTAAVFGTGSWGTAYAAILADGGTTVRMWGRRQEVVDQVNAGCNTDYLPNLALPAAVSATRDPGEAAAGADIIVLAVPSQTLRTNLEEWGEVLGDTAAVVSLMKGVELGTTKRMSEVIAEAGGVAHERIVVVSGPNLAKEIALKQPAASVVACIDEAVAGRVAEASNPPYFRPYTSTDVVGTEISGAVKNVIALAVGMAEGLGMGDNSKASIITRGLAETTRLGMALGADVMTFAGLAGVGDLIATCMSPLSRNHTFGVNLGKGMSVEEVIAVTKQTAEGVKSCESILQLAQKHDVRVPIIEQVAAVVHDGRRAEDVVGALMVRALKNETD; from the coding sequence GTGACGACCGCGGCGGTGTTCGGGACAGGCAGCTGGGGCACCGCGTATGCCGCGATCCTGGCCGACGGCGGGACCACCGTCCGGATGTGGGGTCGGCGGCAGGAGGTCGTCGACCAGGTCAACGCGGGGTGCAACACCGATTACCTGCCCAACCTCGCGTTGCCCGCTGCGGTGTCGGCGACTCGGGACCCCGGCGAGGCCGCCGCCGGCGCGGACATCATCGTGCTGGCGGTGCCGTCGCAGACGCTGCGGACCAACCTCGAAGAGTGGGGAGAGGTGCTGGGCGACACCGCGGCCGTGGTCTCGCTCATGAAGGGGGTCGAGCTGGGGACCACGAAGCGGATGAGCGAGGTCATCGCCGAGGCGGGCGGAGTGGCGCACGAGCGCATCGTCGTCGTGTCGGGCCCCAACCTCGCCAAGGAGATCGCGCTCAAGCAGCCCGCGGCCAGCGTGGTGGCATGCATCGACGAAGCGGTGGCGGGCAGGGTCGCCGAGGCCTCCAACCCGCCCTACTTCCGTCCGTACACCTCGACCGACGTGGTCGGCACCGAGATCAGTGGTGCGGTCAAGAACGTCATCGCGCTCGCGGTCGGCATGGCCGAGGGGCTGGGCATGGGCGACAACTCCAAGGCCTCGATCATCACCCGGGGGCTCGCGGAGACGACGCGGCTCGGCATGGCACTGGGCGCCGACGTGATGACCTTCGCGGGCCTGGCCGGCGTGGGTGACCTCATTGCCACGTGCATGTCGCCGTTGTCCCGCAACCACACCTTCGGCGTGAACCTCGGCAAGGGCATGAGCGTCGAGGAGGTCATCGCTGTGACCAAGCAGACGGCCGAGGGCGTGAAGTCCTGTGAGTCGATCCTGCAGCTCGCGCAGAAGCACGACGTCCGCGTGCCCATCATCGAGCAGGTCGCGGCGGTCGTGCACGACGGGCGACGGGCCGAGGACGTCGTGGGCGCGCTGATGGTGCGCGCCCTCAAGAACGAGACCGACTAG
- a CDS encoding Smr/MutS family protein — protein MKLTLDLHDIYNRSADIDRALRAIMDEAVAKKAPLVEIIPGKGSGALRKRVLRFLDQRENRALYHRVEKDVDNHGRVLVHFRWKGPSRRR, from the coding sequence GTGAAGCTCACGCTCGACCTGCATGACATCTACAACCGCAGCGCGGACATCGACCGCGCCCTGCGGGCCATCATGGACGAGGCAGTGGCGAAGAAGGCTCCCCTGGTTGAGATCATTCCCGGCAAGGGATCGGGGGCGCTGAGGAAGCGGGTGCTGCGCTTCCTCGACCAGAGGGAGAACCGCGCTCTCTATCACCGCGTCGAGAAGGACGTGGACAACCACGGCCGCGTCCTCGTCCACTTCAGGTGGAAGGGTCCGTCCCGACGTCGGTGA
- a CDS encoding lysophospholipid acyltransferase family protein — translation MTAGGTRALPFAYRLAVGILRPLLMVLTKRDWQGAEHLPATGGFVAAPNHLSYFDPLSFAHFMIDNGRPPYFLGKEGVFRVPVVGAILRGAQQIPVYRNTGRAADAFRAAVAAVECGKCVGVYPEGTLTRDPDLWPMVGKTGAARIALATKCPVIPVAQWGPQAVLEPYGKRPRVFPRKTMHLRAGPPVDLTDLYDQPVTGALLREATDRIMAAITVELETIRGEQAPAERFDSRKHGLPETGKFRRPQGDDA, via the coding sequence GTGACCGCCGGCGGCACACGAGCTCTGCCCTTCGCCTACCGCTTGGCCGTGGGGATCCTGCGTCCGCTGCTGATGGTCCTGACCAAGCGCGACTGGCAAGGCGCGGAGCACCTGCCAGCCACCGGCGGCTTCGTGGCTGCGCCCAACCACCTCTCCTACTTCGACCCGCTGTCCTTCGCCCACTTCATGATCGACAACGGCCGACCGCCCTATTTCCTCGGCAAGGAGGGCGTCTTCCGCGTCCCTGTCGTCGGGGCGATCCTGCGCGGCGCGCAGCAGATCCCGGTCTACCGCAACACGGGCAGAGCCGCGGACGCCTTCCGCGCCGCCGTGGCCGCGGTGGAGTGCGGCAAGTGCGTGGGGGTGTATCCCGAGGGCACCCTGACGCGCGATCCGGACCTGTGGCCGATGGTCGGCAAGACGGGTGCGGCGCGCATCGCGCTCGCCACGAAGTGCCCCGTCATCCCGGTGGCGCAGTGGGGACCGCAGGCGGTCCTCGAGCCCTACGGCAAGCGGCCGAGGGTCTTTCCGCGCAAGACGATGCACCTGCGCGCCGGTCCGCCCGTCGACCTCACCGACCTCTACGACCAGCCGGTGACCGGTGCCCTGCTGCGCGAGGCGACCGACCGCATCATGGCGGCCATCACGGTCGAGCTCGAGACGATCCGCGGCGAGCAGGCCCCGGCCGAGCGCTTCGACTCGCGCAAGCACGGGCTCCCCGAGACGGGGAAGTTCCGCCGACCGCAGGGAGACGACGCGTGA
- the thiL gene encoding thiamine-phosphate kinase: MVTAPLTLAEVSESDLLRRIFPFFEAGPSLAVGPGDDAAVLRTGATTVATTDSMIRGRDWLDEWSTPADVATKVLTQNLADVAAMGARSTAVLVSLVADPATSLDWAVEFARTLGAEAASVGVVVAGGDLSSAPDGVLLVSVTALGDLGHRQPVLRSGARPGDVLAVGGSLGRSAAGLALLHDGTDPRTPPPGIRAECVHHHLRPRAPLAEGPRAADSGASSMIDLSDGLLRDGHRIAEASGVRLDLHGEGLAPFVASLAQAVGDRALDCILAGGEEHSLLATFPGDLPEGWRPIGTVVEGSGVALDGVVQQPRGWDHFLPPEASEDGA; the protein is encoded by the coding sequence ATGGTCACGGCCCCGCTGACGCTGGCGGAGGTGTCCGAGTCGGACCTGCTGCGGCGCATCTTCCCCTTCTTCGAGGCGGGTCCGTCCCTCGCTGTCGGCCCGGGCGACGACGCCGCGGTGCTGCGTACCGGCGCGACCACCGTGGCAACGACGGACTCGATGATCCGCGGACGCGACTGGCTCGACGAGTGGTCGACGCCGGCGGACGTCGCGACCAAGGTGCTCACCCAGAACCTCGCCGACGTGGCGGCCATGGGCGCGCGCTCCACGGCGGTCCTGGTGTCGCTCGTCGCAGACCCGGCGACGTCCCTGGACTGGGCTGTGGAGTTCGCCCGCACCCTGGGCGCGGAGGCTGCGTCAGTGGGAGTGGTGGTCGCCGGGGGCGACCTGTCGTCGGCGCCCGACGGCGTGCTGCTGGTGTCGGTGACTGCCCTCGGAGACCTCGGCCATCGTCAACCTGTCCTGCGCTCCGGTGCCCGTCCCGGCGACGTCCTCGCCGTGGGTGGGTCGCTCGGTCGTTCGGCCGCCGGACTGGCCCTGCTGCACGACGGAACCGACCCGCGGACACCGCCGCCCGGCATACGCGCGGAGTGTGTGCACCACCACCTGCGTCCCCGGGCGCCGCTGGCCGAAGGGCCCCGGGCGGCCGACTCCGGCGCGAGCTCGATGATCGACCTGTCAGACGGGCTGCTGCGCGACGGTCACCGGATCGCCGAGGCCAGTGGGGTGCGCCTGGACCTCCACGGCGAGGGCCTGGCCCCGTTCGTGGCGTCATTGGCGCAGGCGGTGGGGGACAGGGCGCTCGACTGCATCCTCGCCGGCGGCGAGGAGCACAGCCTGCTCGCGACGTTCCCGGGCGACCTGCCGGAGGGTTGGCGCCCCATCGGCACCGTCGTGGAGGGCAGTGGGGTCGCCCTCGACGGGGTCGTGCAGCAGCCACGCGGCTGGGACCACTTCCTCCCGCCTGAGGCATCAGAGGACGGGGCATGA
- the rpmB gene encoding 50S ribosomal protein L28, translated as MAANCDVCGKGPGFGHNISHSHRRTKRRWNPNIQRVKALVGDAGVTPKRLNVCTSCLKAGKVKR; from the coding sequence GTGGCTGCCAACTGCGATGTCTGCGGCAAGGGACCGGGCTTCGGTCACAACATCTCGCACTCGCACCGCCGCACCAAGCGTCGCTGGAACCCGAACATCCAGCGCGTCAAGGCTCTGGTGGGCGACGCGGGCGTGACCCCGAAGCGTCTCAACGTCTGCACCTCGTGCCTCAAGGCCGGCAAGGTCAAGCGCTGA
- a CDS encoding DUF6582 domain-containing protein encodes MSKDLSNSKNRDKLKKSSFALPEEEKYPIPDIEHARNALARVAQHGSEAEQKKVRTAVEKKYPSLKKDD; translated from the coding sequence ATGTCGAAGGATCTCAGCAACAGCAAGAACCGCGACAAGCTGAAGAAGTCGTCGTTCGCGTTGCCCGAGGAGGAGAAGTACCCGATTCCTGACATCGAGCACGCTCGGAACGCCTTGGCCAGGGTGGCTCAGCATGGGTCCGAGGCCGAGCAGAAGAAGGTTCGGACGGCAGTCGAGAAGAAGTATCCGAGCCTGAAGAAGGACGACTGA
- a CDS encoding D-alanine--D-alanine ligase family protein — protein MTTDQPETRKPRVAIVFGGRSSEHAVSCATAAGVMRAIDRDAYDVIPIGISRDGHWVLSDGDPQLLELTADSTPEVAPSGAGVVVPLATTDRTLTTLEPQQVPESLGEVDVVFPLLHGPFGEDGTIQGMFEMADIRYVGSGVFASAAGMDKHYMKVLFAGAGLPVGPYAVITDSEWRRDKAAAMDAVGALAYPVFVKPARAGSSMGISKVSTPEALEAAIEIARQHDRKVIVEQGIVGREIECAVLQGRGTDAPRVSHVGEISVTTEGGHEFYDFEAKYLDDGAVLSCPANVPESVSAEVQRLAGAAFEALGCEGLARVDCFYTDTGDVVINEINTMPGFTPHSMYPQMWEATGLPYPQLIDELIQLALTRPVGLR, from the coding sequence ATGACTACGGACCAGCCAGAGACCCGCAAGCCCCGCGTCGCCATCGTCTTCGGTGGCCGCTCCTCGGAACACGCCGTGTCCTGCGCCACGGCGGCCGGCGTGATGCGCGCCATCGACCGCGACGCCTACGACGTCATCCCGATCGGCATCTCCCGGGACGGGCACTGGGTGCTCTCGGACGGCGACCCCCAGCTGCTCGAGCTGACCGCTGACAGCACGCCCGAGGTCGCTCCGTCCGGCGCCGGGGTCGTCGTGCCGCTGGCCACGACCGACCGCACCCTCACGACGCTGGAGCCGCAGCAGGTGCCCGAGTCGCTCGGTGAGGTCGACGTCGTGTTTCCGTTGCTGCACGGGCCTTTCGGCGAGGACGGCACCATCCAGGGCATGTTCGAGATGGCGGACATCCGCTACGTCGGGTCTGGCGTCTTCGCTTCTGCCGCGGGGATGGACAAGCACTACATGAAGGTCCTGTTCGCGGGGGCCGGACTTCCCGTCGGCCCGTATGCCGTGATCACGGACTCCGAGTGGCGGCGCGACAAGGCGGCGGCGATGGACGCGGTCGGGGCGCTGGCATACCCGGTCTTCGTCAAGCCAGCACGCGCGGGGTCGAGCATGGGGATCTCGAAGGTGTCCACGCCCGAGGCGCTCGAGGCGGCCATCGAGATCGCCCGCCAGCACGACCGCAAGGTCATCGTCGAGCAGGGCATCGTCGGTCGCGAGATCGAGTGCGCCGTGCTGCAAGGACGCGGCACCGACGCGCCGCGGGTGTCGCACGTCGGGGAGATCTCGGTCACGACGGAGGGTGGCCACGAGTTCTACGACTTCGAGGCGAAGTACCTCGACGACGGGGCAGTGCTGTCCTGCCCGGCCAACGTGCCCGAGTCGGTGTCCGCCGAGGTGCAGCGGCTCGCGGGGGCGGCGTTCGAGGCGCTCGGCTGTGAGGGCCTGGCACGAGTGGACTGCTTCTACACCGACACCGGCGACGTGGTCATCAACGAGATCAACACGATGCCGGGGTTCACGCCGCACTCGATGTACCCCCAGATGTGGGAGGCGACCGGGCTGCCCTACCCGCAGCTCATCGACGAGCTCATCCAGCTGGCCCTGACCCGCCCCGTCGGCCTGCGCTAG
- a CDS encoding aldo/keto reductase codes for MDARTLGQSGLSVSPLGLGCMGMSQSFGPPPPRDEMITFLRAAVDRGVTLFDTAEVYGPFHNEELVGEALEPVRDQVIIATKFGFGFDEDGNQTGVNSRPEHIRAAVDGSLRRLRTETIDLLYQHRVDPDVPIEEVAGTVKELIDAGKVRHFGMSEAGANTIRRAHAVQPVTALQSEYSLFWREPEDEILPVLEELGIGFVPFSPLGRGFLTGQVTAATQFGEGDIRATLPRFESEALKANLALVDLITGVAQRKGATVGQVALAWLLAQKPWIVPIPGTRRLERLDENLAAADLELTEEDLAELDRASTSVQVQGDGYPEAMQRMVDR; via the coding sequence ATGGACGCACGCACCCTCGGTCAGTCAGGGCTGTCCGTGTCACCGCTCGGCTTGGGCTGCATGGGCATGAGCCAGTCCTTCGGGCCACCACCGCCCCGAGACGAGATGATCACGTTCCTGCGGGCGGCTGTCGACCGCGGCGTGACGCTGTTCGACACGGCCGAGGTCTACGGCCCCTTCCACAACGAGGAGCTCGTCGGTGAAGCGCTGGAGCCCGTCCGCGACCAGGTGATCATCGCCACCAAGTTCGGGTTCGGCTTCGACGAGGACGGCAACCAGACGGGCGTCAACAGCCGACCGGAGCACATCCGTGCCGCCGTGGACGGTTCGTTGCGCCGCCTGCGCACCGAGACCATCGACCTGCTCTACCAGCACCGCGTGGACCCTGACGTCCCCATCGAAGAGGTCGCCGGCACCGTCAAGGAGCTCATCGACGCAGGCAAGGTTCGCCACTTCGGGATGTCGGAGGCCGGCGCGAACACCATCCGCCGCGCGCACGCCGTCCAACCGGTCACGGCGTTGCAGAGCGAGTACTCGCTGTTCTGGCGCGAGCCCGAGGACGAGATCCTTCCCGTCCTCGAGGAGCTGGGCATCGGGTTCGTGCCCTTCAGCCCACTGGGACGCGGCTTCCTGACCGGACAGGTCACCGCTGCCACGCAGTTCGGCGAGGGAGACATCCGAGCCACGCTGCCCCGCTTCGAGAGCGAGGCCCTGAAGGCGAACCTCGCCCTGGTCGACCTCATCACCGGCGTGGCCCAGCGCAAGGGCGCCACTGTCGGCCAGGTTGCCCTGGCTTGGCTGCTCGCCCAGAAGCCGTGGATCGTGCCCATCCCCGGCACCAGGCGCCTCGAGCGCCTCGACGAGAACCTCGCTGCGGCAGACCTCGAGCTCACAGAGGAGGACCTGGCCGAGCTCGACCGGGCGTCGACCAGCGTCCAGGTCCAAGGCGACGGCTACCCGGAGGCCATGCAGCGCATGGTCGACCGGTGA
- a CDS encoding phosphatase PAP2 family protein gives MSIDVTIANWMLAHRSPSIDWVCQALMSIGTSRRAFAVCAVLVVVLCLVLRRLDTVVAGALAVPAATAASILLKAQLARPRPGPRYAEMATYGYSMPSSAAALLTAGLIVLLLLVPRRRALWKVAVIGFAVVEVVIGFALIYLGAHWFTDVCAGILLGGLFGGAAYLVTTRLRAKRATTAI, from the coding sequence GTGAGCATCGACGTGACCATCGCCAACTGGATGTTGGCGCACCGCAGTCCGTCGATCGACTGGGTCTGTCAGGCCCTGATGTCGATAGGGACGAGCCGACGCGCCTTCGCCGTCTGTGCCGTTCTGGTGGTCGTCCTGTGCCTCGTCCTCCGCCGTCTCGACACCGTGGTCGCGGGAGCGCTCGCTGTCCCTGCGGCAACCGCCGCGTCGATCCTGCTGAAGGCACAGCTGGCGCGCCCTCGACCCGGGCCGCGGTATGCCGAGATGGCCACCTACGGATACTCGATGCCATCCTCGGCCGCCGCACTGTTGACCGCCGGGCTGATCGTGCTGCTCCTGCTCGTGCCGCGGAGGCGAGCCTTGTGGAAGGTGGCCGTGATCGGCTTCGCCGTTGTCGAGGTCGTGATCGGCTTCGCCCTGATCTACCTGGGAGCGCACTGGTTCACCGACGTGTGCGCAGGCATCCTGCTCGGCGGACTCTTTGGAGGTGCCGCGTACCTCGTCACCACCAGACTCCGCGCCAAGCGCGCCACCACAGCAATCTGA